In Pseudomonas hamedanensis, a single window of DNA contains:
- a CDS encoding M16 family metallopeptidase — MNALARRAAGLLLSAVCLPLSALAADPQPTHEFTLDNGLKVVVREDHRAPVVVSQIWYKVGSSYETPGQTGLSHALEHMMFKGSEKVGPGEASLILRDLGAEENAFTSDDFTAYYQVLARDRLGVAFELEADRMANLRLPADEFAKEIEVIKEERRLRTDDKPMSKAYERYKAMAYPASGYHTPTIGWMADLERMKVEELRHWYQSWYAPNNATLVVVGDVTPDEVKTLAQRYFGPVAKRDVPAAKKPLELAEPGERQITLRVQTQLPSLMLGFNVPSIATAEDKRSVNALRLISALLDGGYSGRIPTQLERGEELVSGGSSDYDAYTRGDSLFTLSATPNTQKKKTLAQAEAGLWKLLEQLKTTAPSAEELERVRAQVIAGLVYERDSITSQATAIGQLETVGLSWKLMDTELADLESVTPQDIQNAAKKYFTRERLSVAHVLPLETTHE; from the coding sequence ATGAATGCTCTAGCCCGCCGCGCTGCCGGCCTGCTGCTCAGCGCAGTCTGCCTGCCCCTTTCGGCCCTGGCGGCCGACCCGCAACCGACTCATGAATTCACCCTGGACAACGGCCTAAAGGTTGTCGTGCGCGAGGACCATCGTGCGCCGGTGGTTGTCTCGCAGATCTGGTACAAGGTTGGCTCCAGCTATGAGACCCCGGGCCAGACCGGCCTGTCCCACGCGCTCGAACACATGATGTTCAAGGGCAGCGAAAAAGTCGGCCCCGGCGAAGCCTCGCTGATCCTGCGCGACCTCGGTGCCGAAGAGAACGCGTTCACCAGCGACGACTTCACGGCGTATTACCAAGTGCTGGCCCGCGACCGCCTCGGCGTGGCCTTCGAGCTGGAAGCCGACCGCATGGCCAATCTGCGCCTGCCGGCCGACGAGTTCGCCAAGGAAATCGAAGTCATCAAGGAAGAGCGCCGCCTGCGCACCGATGACAAGCCGATGTCCAAGGCCTACGAGCGCTACAAGGCCATGGCCTACCCGGCCAGCGGCTACCACACGCCGACCATCGGCTGGATGGCCGACCTGGAACGCATGAAGGTCGAAGAGCTGCGCCACTGGTACCAATCCTGGTACGCGCCGAACAACGCAACGCTGGTGGTGGTCGGTGACGTCACCCCGGACGAAGTGAAAACCCTCGCCCAGCGCTATTTCGGTCCGGTCGCCAAGCGCGACGTGCCGGCGGCGAAAAAGCCGCTGGAACTGGCCGAGCCCGGCGAACGCCAGATCACCCTGCGCGTGCAAACCCAGCTGCCGAGCCTGATGCTCGGTTTCAACGTACCGAGCATTGCCACTGCCGAAGACAAGCGTTCGGTGAACGCCTTGCGCCTGATCTCCGCTCTGCTCGACGGCGGCTACAGCGGGCGCATCCCGACACAACTGGAGCGCGGCGAAGAACTGGTCTCCGGCGGCTCGTCGGACTATGACGCCTACACCCGTGGCGACAGCCTGTTCACCTTGTCGGCGACGCCGAACACGCAGAAGAAAAAGACCCTCGCTCAGGCTGAGGCCGGCTTGTGGAAGCTGCTCGAGCAGTTGAAAACCACCGCGCCGTCTGCCGAAGAGCTGGAGCGCGTGCGCGCCCAAGTCATCGCCGGTCTGGTCTACGAACGTGATTCGATCACCAGCCAGGCCACCGCTATCGGTCAACTGGAAACGGTCGGTCTGTCGTGGAAGTTGATGGACACTGAACTGGCCGATCTGGAAAGCGTGACTCCGCAAGACATCCAGAACGCCGCGAAAAAGTATTTCACCCGCGAACGTCTCAGCGTCGCCCACGTCCTGCCACTGGAGACGACTCATGAGTAA
- a CDS encoding TetR/AcrR family transcriptional regulator, protein MAPRIKTSERIVQNSLELFNQQGERSISTNHIAAHMEISPGNLYYHFPNKQAIIAVLFSEYEALVDSFLRPPQGRAATVEDKRFYLKELLSAMWRYRFLHRDLEHLLDSDPELAARYRRFSQRCVIQGAAIYEGFVAAGILKMDRVQIESLTLNAWIILTSWVRFLCTTRENSNHLSEQAVKRGVYQVLVLEAGFVTEQAREQVNALFDEFYVPLAQALEDVQ, encoded by the coding sequence ATGGCCCCACGAATAAAAACCAGCGAGCGCATCGTGCAGAACAGCCTGGAGCTGTTCAATCAACAGGGCGAGCGCAGCATCAGTACCAACCACATCGCCGCGCACATGGAGATTTCTCCGGGCAACCTGTACTACCACTTCCCTAACAAGCAGGCGATCATCGCTGTGTTGTTCAGCGAGTACGAAGCGCTGGTAGACAGCTTCCTGCGGCCGCCGCAGGGGCGCGCGGCAACCGTCGAAGACAAGCGTTTCTATCTCAAGGAATTGCTGTCGGCGATGTGGCGTTACCGCTTTCTGCACCGCGACCTCGAACATCTGCTCGACAGCGACCCGGAACTGGCCGCGCGTTACCGGCGCTTTTCCCAGCGCTGCGTGATCCAGGGCGCGGCGATCTACGAAGGTTTTGTCGCCGCCGGGATTCTGAAAATGGATCGCGTGCAGATCGAATCGCTGACCCTCAACGCCTGGATCATCCTGACGTCGTGGGTGCGTTTTCTGTGCACCACCCGGGAGAATTCCAATCATCTCAGCGAACAGGCGGTAAAGCGTGGCGTGTACCAGGTGCTGGTGCTGGAGGCGGGATTCGTCACCGAGCAGGCGCGTGAGCAAGTCAATGCCCTGTTCGACGAGTTCTACGTACCGCTGGCCCAGGCCCTCGAAGACGTGCAATAA
- the ftsX gene encoding permease-like cell division protein FtsX → MSATRSPKVSERVAPKAADPQPQKKKKHDDDDGPDFATLFRAWIESHRASLLDSLRRLGKQPIGSFFTCMVMAVALSLPMGLSLLLNNVERLGGSWQRAAQISLYLQLDASPEQGESLREQIKGMPGVADAEYVGRDQALEEFQQQSGLGEALRELPENPLPGVVLVTPNEVDKPTLEALRQKLSELPKVQQAQLDLVWVERLAAILKLGDRFVFGLTVLLVSALLLVIGNTIRLHIENRRTEIEVIKLVGGTDSYVRRPFLYMGALYGFGAGLLSWGVLAFGLNWLNDAVVGLAGLYGSDFALAGVPVADGLSLLLGAVLLGYIGAWIAVARHLRELAPK, encoded by the coding sequence ATGAGTGCAACACGCAGTCCGAAGGTTTCCGAGCGCGTGGCCCCGAAGGCCGCCGACCCGCAACCGCAGAAAAAGAAAAAACATGACGATGACGACGGTCCGGACTTTGCCACGCTGTTCCGCGCCTGGATTGAAAGCCATCGCGCCAGCCTGCTCGACAGCCTGCGCCGTCTCGGCAAACAGCCGATCGGCAGCTTCTTCACCTGCATGGTGATGGCCGTTGCGTTGAGTCTGCCGATGGGGCTTTCGCTGTTGCTTAACAACGTCGAGCGTCTCGGTGGCTCCTGGCAGCGCGCGGCACAGATTTCGCTGTACCTGCAACTCGACGCCAGCCCGGAGCAGGGCGAGTCGCTGCGTGAGCAGATCAAAGGCATGCCCGGCGTCGCTGATGCCGAATATGTCGGTCGCGATCAGGCACTGGAAGAGTTCCAGCAACAGTCCGGCCTGGGCGAAGCCCTGCGTGAGTTGCCTGAGAACCCTTTGCCGGGTGTGGTTTTAGTCACACCGAACGAAGTCGACAAGCCGACACTCGAAGCATTAAGACAAAAACTTTCCGAGCTGCCCAAGGTACAACAGGCGCAACTTGATCTAGTCTGGGTCGAGCGTCTGGCCGCCATCCTCAAGCTGGGCGACCGCTTTGTCTTCGGTCTGACTGTGCTTTTGGTGTCTGCATTACTTTTGGTGATAGGCAATACCATTCGTCTTCATATTGAAAACCGCCGCACCGAGATAGAAGTGATTAAACTCGTCGGCGGCACTGACAGTTATGTGCGCCGCCCTTTCCTTTATATGGGCGCGTTGTATGGCTTCGGTGCAGGGCTGTTGTCCTGGGGCGTTTTGGCGTTCGGCCTGAACTGGCTGAACGACGCGGTGGTTGGACTGGCCGGCTTGTACGGCAGTGATTTCGCCCTGGCCGGCGTGCCAGTGGCCGACGGTCTGTCGCTCTTGCTTGGCGCGGTGCTGTTGGGTTATATCGGTGCATGGATTGCAGTCGCACGTCATCTCAGGGAGCTGGCGCCGAAGTAG
- the ftsY gene encoding signal recognition particle-docking protein FtsY, translating to MFGSNDDKKTPAAAGEKKSLFGWLRKKPQETVVEQPPAIPEPAPAPAPAIEEELAPIVLPIAEPVLQPQAEAEPETPAAAELPLTSAAEPRPSLPVAEEPAAFVEEAAPQVTPVTPAPVAVVAVEPEPAPVVEQAPAISEPNTRVAQPSEPEPAPIAAASVTPVATAVVPVEALVETPVETPRSEETKAGFFARLKQGLSKTSASIGEGMASLFLGRKTIDDELLDDLETRLLTADVGVEATTQIIQRLTQKVARKELADADALYKSLQAELAAMLKPVEQPLKIASQNKPFVILVVGVNGAGKTTTIGKLAKKLQLEGKKVMLAAGDTFRAAAVEQLQVWGERNKIPVIAQHTGADSASVIFDAVQAAKARGIDVLIADTAGRLHTKDNLMEELKKVRRVIGKLDADAPHEVLLVLDAGTGQNAINQAKQFNQTVELTGLALTKLDGTAKGGVIFALAKQFGLPIRYIGVGEGIDDLRTFEAEPFVQALFAERERS from the coding sequence ATGTTTGGTTCCAACGACGACAAGAAGACCCCAGCTGCGGCTGGCGAGAAGAAAAGCCTGTTCGGATGGCTGCGGAAGAAACCGCAGGAAACCGTCGTCGAACAGCCGCCCGCGATTCCTGAGCCGGCTCCGGCGCCAGCACCTGCAATAGAAGAAGAGCTGGCACCGATTGTTCTGCCGATCGCCGAGCCGGTGCTGCAACCGCAGGCAGAAGCCGAGCCTGAAACGCCGGCCGCTGCCGAGTTGCCGCTGACGTCCGCCGCCGAGCCGAGGCCGAGCTTGCCGGTAGCGGAAGAGCCGGCTGCCTTCGTCGAAGAAGCTGCGCCGCAGGTGACGCCAGTGACTCCAGCGCCGGTTGCCGTGGTTGCTGTGGAGCCTGAGCCTGCACCGGTTGTTGAGCAAGCGCCGGCGATTTCCGAGCCGAACACACGGGTTGCCCAGCCGTCCGAGCCTGAGCCTGCACCGATTGCCGCTGCGTCAGTTACCCCGGTTGCGACTGCAGTCGTGCCGGTTGAAGCCCTCGTAGAAACGCCGGTCGAAACCCCGCGCAGCGAAGAAACCAAGGCCGGTTTCTTCGCCCGCCTCAAGCAGGGCCTGTCGAAGACCAGCGCCAGCATCGGCGAGGGTATGGCCAGTCTGTTCCTCGGCCGCAAGACCATCGACGATGAACTGCTCGACGACCTCGAAACCCGCCTGCTCACTGCTGACGTAGGCGTCGAAGCCACCACGCAAATCATTCAGCGCCTGACCCAGAAGGTTGCGCGCAAAGAGCTGGCTGACGCCGACGCGCTGTACAAATCCCTGCAGGCCGAGCTGGCAGCAATGCTCAAACCAGTCGAACAGCCGCTGAAAATCGCCTCGCAGAACAAGCCGTTCGTGATCCTGGTGGTTGGCGTCAACGGCGCCGGCAAAACTACCACCATTGGCAAACTGGCGAAGAAGCTGCAACTCGAAGGCAAGAAAGTCATGCTGGCCGCCGGCGATACCTTCCGTGCCGCGGCCGTGGAGCAATTGCAGGTCTGGGGCGAGCGCAACAAGATCCCGGTGATCGCCCAGCACACCGGTGCTGACTCCGCTTCGGTAATCTTCGACGCTGTGCAAGCGGCCAAGGCCCGCGGCATCGATGTGCTGATCGCAGACACCGCCGGGCGGCTGCACACCAAAGACAATCTGATGGAAGAGCTGAAAAAGGTTCGCCGGGTCATCGGCAAGCTCGACGCCGACGCGCCGCACGAAGTGCTGCTGGTGCTCGACGCCGGTACTGGCCAGAACGCCATCAACCAGGCCAAGCAATTCAACCAGACCGTCGAGCTGACCGGGCTGGCGCTGACCAAGCTCGACGGCACCGCCAAGGGCGGGGTGATCTTTGCCCTGGCCAAGCAGTTCGGCCTGCCGATCCGCTACATCGGTGTCGGCGAGGGCATCGACGATTTGCGTACCTTTGAAGCCGAACCCTTTGTCCAGGCACTGTTTGCCGAGCGGGAGCGTTCATGA
- a CDS encoding sulfurtransferase — MPIAQLISPQALDARKEQPGLVILDCRFALEDPDYGQRSYAEGHIAGASFADLERDLSGKVEKGVTGRHPLPEPAALIERLQAWGISNDSEVVLYDDGPGAYAARAWWLLAWLGKRDGVFILDGGLKAWHAAGLPLSLDPPSVTPGSFTGQPDMRLLLSAEQLQQRLGQPTLTLLDARALPRFKGEVEPIDPVAGHIPGAQCAAFTDNLGSDGRFLPAAQLKQRFAEKLGDRSPADLVAYCGSGVTACHNLFALCLAGYPLGSLYAGSWSEWINEPSRGVATGA; from the coding sequence ATGCCGATAGCGCAATTGATCAGCCCGCAAGCCCTCGATGCCCGCAAAGAGCAGCCGGGGCTGGTGATTCTCGATTGTCGTTTCGCCCTCGAAGATCCGGACTACGGCCAACGCAGCTACGCCGAAGGGCACATTGCCGGGGCGAGCTTTGCGGACCTGGAGCGTGACCTCAGCGGTAAGGTCGAGAAGGGCGTAACGGGTCGCCATCCATTGCCGGAGCCGGCAGCCTTGATCGAGCGCCTGCAAGCCTGGGGCATCAGCAATGACAGCGAGGTGGTTTTGTATGACGACGGTCCGGGCGCATATGCCGCGCGGGCGTGGTGGTTGCTGGCGTGGCTGGGCAAGCGTGACGGTGTGTTTATCCTCGATGGTGGGCTCAAGGCCTGGCACGCGGCTGGCCTGCCGCTGAGCCTGGATCCGCCAAGCGTGACGCCGGGCAGTTTTACCGGTCAGCCTGACATGCGCCTGCTGCTCAGCGCCGAACAATTGCAGCAACGCCTCGGCCAGCCAACGCTGACCCTGCTCGACGCCCGCGCGCTGCCGCGTTTCAAAGGCGAGGTCGAACCGATTGATCCGGTTGCCGGACATATTCCCGGTGCGCAATGCGCGGCATTCACCGACAACCTCGGGAGCGACGGGCGATTCCTGCCGGCGGCGCAACTCAAGCAGCGCTTTGCGGAGAAACTGGGCGACCGCTCGCCGGCTGATCTGGTCGCCTATTGCGGCTCCGGGGTGACGGCGTGTCACAACTTGTTTGCACTGTGCCTGGCGGGTTATCCGTTGGGATCTTTGTATGCCGGGTCGTGGAGCGAGTGGATCAACGAGCCTTCGCGCGGCGTTGCCACCGGCGCATAA
- the rpoH gene encoding RNA polymerase sigma factor RpoH: MTNSLQPAYALVPGANLEAYVHTVNSIPLLTPEQERELAESLYYEQDLGAARQMVLAHLRFVVHIARSYSGYGLAQADLIQEGNVGLMKAVKRFNPEMGVRLVSFAVHWIKAEIHEFILRNWRIVKVATTKAQRKLFFNLRSQKKRLAWLNNEEVHRVAESLGVEPREVREMESRLTGHDMAFDPAAEADDDSAFQSPANYLEDHRYDPARQLEDADWSDNSNTNLHEALEVLDERSRDILYQRWLAEEKATLHDLAQKYNVSAERIRQLEKSAMNKLKLSIAA; encoded by the coding sequence ATGACCAATTCTTTGCAACCTGCGTATGCGTTGGTTCCGGGTGCGAACCTGGAAGCTTACGTGCACACCGTCAACAGCATTCCATTGCTGACGCCGGAGCAGGAGCGTGAACTGGCCGAGAGTCTCTACTATGAGCAGGATTTGGGGGCGGCTCGGCAGATGGTGCTCGCCCACCTGCGTTTTGTCGTACACATTGCCCGTAGCTATTCCGGCTACGGTCTGGCTCAGGCTGACCTGATCCAGGAAGGTAACGTCGGCCTGATGAAGGCCGTGAAGCGCTTCAACCCGGAAATGGGTGTGCGTCTGGTGTCGTTCGCCGTGCACTGGATCAAGGCGGAAATTCACGAGTTCATCCTGCGCAACTGGCGCATTGTGAAAGTCGCGACCACCAAGGCCCAGCGCAAGCTGTTCTTCAACCTGCGCAGCCAGAAGAAACGTCTGGCGTGGCTGAACAACGAGGAAGTCCACCGTGTGGCGGAAAGCCTCGGTGTCGAGCCGCGGGAAGTGCGCGAGATGGAAAGTCGTCTGACCGGCCATGACATGGCCTTCGACCCGGCTGCAGAGGCCGACGATGACAGCGCTTTCCAGTCGCCGGCCAACTATCTGGAAGACCACCGGTACGACCCGGCGCGTCAACTGGAAGATGCCGACTGGAGCGACAACTCCAACACCAACCTGCACGAAGCCCTCGAAGTGCTGGACGAGCGCAGCCGTGACATCCTCTACCAGCGTTGGCTGGCAGAAGAAAAAGCCACGCTGCACGACCTGGCGCAGAAGTACAACGTGTCGGCCGAGCGAATCCGTCAGCTCGAGAAGAGCGCGATGAACAAGCTCAAGTTGTCGATCGCCGCATAA
- the ftsE gene encoding cell division ATP-binding protein FtsE codes for MIRFEQVGKRYPNGHVGLHELSFRVRRGEFLFVTGHSGAGKSTLLRLLLAMERPTSGKLLLAGQDLSTISNAQIPFLRRQIGVVFQNHQLLFDRTVFNNVALPLQILGLSKAEIAKRVDSALERVALSDKTDLYPGDLSTGQQQRVGIARAIVHRPALLLADEPTGNLDPRLAAEIMGVFEDINRLGTSVLIASHDLALIARMRHRMLTLQRGRLIGDGEAGV; via the coding sequence ATGATTCGTTTCGAACAGGTCGGTAAGCGCTACCCGAACGGTCACGTCGGCTTGCATGAGCTGAGCTTTCGAGTCCGTCGTGGCGAGTTCCTTTTTGTCACCGGCCATTCCGGCGCCGGTAAATCCACGCTGTTGCGCCTGTTGTTGGCGATGGAGCGTCCGACCAGCGGCAAGTTGCTGCTCGCCGGGCAAGACCTGAGCACCATCAGCAACGCGCAGATCCCGTTTCTGCGCCGGCAAATCGGCGTGGTGTTCCAGAATCACCAGTTGCTGTTTGATCGCACGGTGTTCAACAACGTCGCCTTGCCGCTGCAGATTCTCGGCCTGTCCAAGGCCGAAATCGCCAAGCGCGTCGATTCGGCGCTGGAGCGCGTGGCGCTGTCGGATAAAACCGATCTGTACCCGGGCGACCTGTCCACTGGTCAGCAACAGCGCGTCGGCATTGCCCGCGCCATTGTTCACCGCCCGGCCTTGCTGCTGGCGGATGAGCCGACCGGTAACCTCGACCCGCGTCTGGCCGCCGAAATCATGGGCGTGTTCGAAGACATCAACCGTCTGGGCACCAGCGTGCTGATTGCCAGTCACGACCTGGCGCTGATCGCGCGCATGCGTCATCGCATGCTGACTCTGCAACGCGGCCGCTTGATCGGCGACGGGGAGGCCGGGGTATGA
- a CDS encoding M16 family metallopeptidase: MSKRTSPRLLLGLIGVAVIGSAAVYLSPSADSQASEALDNAKTSQKLQSLAELDGKAPASRKLDVQTWNTAEGAKVLFVEAHELPMFDMRLIFAAGSSQDGNAPGLAVLTNAMLNEGIAGKDVGAIAQGFEGLGADFGNGAFKDMALASLRSLSAADKREPALKLFAEVVGKPTFPADSFARIKNQMLAGFEYQKQNPGKLASLELMKRLYGDHPYAHSSDGNPQSVPKITVAQMRAFHAKAYAAGNAVIALVGDLSRAEAEAIANQVSSALPKGPALAPIAQPQEPKASVSHIEFPSKQTNLMLAQLGIDRDDPDYAALSMGNQILGGGGFGTRLMSEVREKRGLAYGVYSAFSPMQARGPFMINLQTRAQMSEGTLKLVQDVLADYLKSGPTQKELDDAKRELAGSFPLSTASNADIVGQLGAMGFYNLPLSYLDDFMRQSQSLTVEQVREALNKHLSTDKMVIVTAGPTVPQEPLPAPSDKPAEQPLGVPEH; encoded by the coding sequence ATGAGTAAGCGCACATCCCCACGCCTGTTGCTCGGCCTGATCGGCGTGGCCGTGATCGGCTCTGCCGCGGTGTACTTGTCGCCAAGCGCTGACAGCCAGGCCAGCGAAGCACTGGATAACGCCAAAACCAGCCAGAAACTGCAATCGCTCGCCGAGCTCGACGGCAAGGCCCCCGCCAGCCGCAAGCTAGACGTGCAGACCTGGAACACCGCTGAAGGCGCCAAAGTGCTGTTCGTCGAAGCCCATGAGCTGCCGATGTTCGACATGCGCCTGATCTTCGCCGCCGGCAGCAGTCAGGACGGCAACGCCCCTGGCCTCGCCGTGCTGACCAACGCCATGCTCAACGAAGGCATCGCCGGTAAAGACGTCGGCGCGATCGCTCAGGGTTTCGAAGGCCTCGGTGCCGATTTCGGTAATGGTGCGTTCAAGGACATGGCGCTGGCCTCCCTGCGCAGCCTGAGTGCCGCCGATAAACGTGAACCGGCGCTGAAGCTGTTCGCCGAAGTGGTCGGCAAACCAACCTTCCCGGCGGACTCCTTCGCGCGCATCAAGAACCAGATGCTCGCCGGTTTCGAATACCAGAAACAGAACCCCGGGAAACTCGCCAGCCTGGAGCTGATGAAGCGCTTGTATGGCGATCACCCGTACGCGCATTCGAGCGACGGCAACCCGCAGAGCGTGCCGAAGATCACCGTCGCGCAAATGCGTGCATTCCATGCCAAGGCCTACGCCGCAGGTAATGCGGTGATTGCGCTGGTAGGTGATTTGTCGCGAGCAGAAGCCGAGGCGATTGCCAATCAGGTCTCCTCCGCCCTGCCGAAGGGCCCGGCGCTGGCGCCGATCGCTCAGCCGCAGGAACCGAAGGCCAGCGTCAGCCACATCGAATTCCCGTCCAAGCAAACCAACCTGATGCTCGCGCAACTGGGCATCGACCGTGACGATCCGGATTATGCGGCGCTGTCGATGGGCAACCAGATTCTCGGTGGCGGCGGTTTCGGTACGCGCCTGATGAGCGAAGTGCGCGAGAAACGTGGCCTGGCCTACGGTGTGTATTCGGCGTTCAGCCCGATGCAAGCCCGCGGCCCGTTCATGATCAACCTGCAGACCCGCGCGCAAATGAGCGAAGGCACGCTGAAACTGGTGCAGGACGTACTCGCCGATTACCTGAAAAGCGGGCCGACGCAGAAAGAACTCGACGACGCCAAACGCGAGCTGGCCGGCAGTTTCCCGCTGTCCACCGCGAGCAATGCCGATATCGTTGGCCAACTCGGCGCCATGGGCTTCTATAATCTGCCGCTGAGCTATCTGGACGACTTCATGCGTCAGTCCCAGAGCCTGACCGTGGAACAAGTCCGCGAGGCCCTGAACAAACACCTGAGCACGGATAAAATGGTCATCGTTACCGCCGGCCCGACCGTGCCGCAAGAGCCGTTACCGGCCCCATCTGACAAACCTGCCGAGCAACCGCTCGGGGTTCCGGAGCATTAA
- a CDS encoding hydrolase, with protein MSASSERFIPAFGLGNPHLQTLWGPLWRKTVHIERERERLWLEDGDFLDLDWHGPHSAEAPLVLVLHGLTGSSNSPYVAGIQKALADQGWASVALNWRGCSGEPNLLPRSYHSGASEDLAEAIQHLRAKRPLAPLYAVGYSLGGNVLLKHLGETGSASGVLGAVAVSVPFRLDQCADRIGQGFSRVYQAHFMREMVAYIKNKQRQFQHDGREDGLAKLAALGSLENMRTFWDFDGRVTAPLHGFTDAEDYYRRASSRYYLGEIRTPTLIIQAADDPFVFSHSLPQAAELSDCTQFELQARGGHVGFVDGSIRQPGYYLERRIPQWLAAACL; from the coding sequence GTGTCCGCCTCTTCAGAACGGTTTATCCCCGCCTTCGGCCTCGGCAATCCACACTTGCAAACCTTGTGGGGGCCGCTGTGGCGCAAGACGGTGCATATCGAACGTGAACGAGAGCGCTTATGGCTCGAAGATGGCGACTTTCTCGACCTCGACTGGCACGGCCCGCACAGTGCCGAGGCGCCACTGGTACTGGTGCTGCACGGTCTGACGGGTTCGTCCAATTCGCCCTACGTGGCGGGCATTCAAAAGGCGCTGGCCGATCAGGGCTGGGCCAGCGTCGCGCTGAACTGGCGCGGTTGTTCCGGCGAACCGAACCTGTTGCCACGCAGCTACCACTCAGGCGCCAGCGAAGACCTTGCCGAAGCCATCCAACACCTGCGCGCCAAGCGCCCGCTGGCACCGCTGTACGCGGTTGGCTATTCACTGGGCGGCAATGTACTGCTCAAACATCTGGGCGAAACCGGCAGCGCCAGCGGCGTACTCGGCGCGGTGGCGGTGTCGGTGCCGTTCCGCCTCGATCAGTGTGCCGACCGTATCGGCCAAGGATTTTCCCGGGTCTATCAGGCGCACTTCATGCGCGAGATGGTCGCTTACATCAAGAACAAGCAGCGCCAGTTCCAGCATGACGGGCGTGAGGACGGGCTGGCAAAACTGGCGGCGCTCGGCTCGCTGGAAAACATGCGCACGTTCTGGGACTTCGACGGCCGGGTGACGGCGCCACTGCACGGTTTCACCGACGCCGAGGATTACTACCGCCGCGCTTCAAGCCGCTACTACCTCGGCGAGATTCGCACGCCGACCCTGATCATTCAGGCCGCGGACGATCCGTTCGTGTTTTCCCACAGCCTGCCGCAAGCGGCTGAGCTGTCGGACTGTACGCAGTTCGAATTGCAGGCGCGTGGCGGTCACGTCGGTTTCGTCGACGGCTCGATTCGTCAGCCCGGGTATTACCTGGAGCGGCGTATTCCGCAGTGGCTGGCCGCCGCCTGCCTGTGA
- the rsmD gene encoding 16S rRNA (guanine(966)-N(2))-methyltransferase RsmD, with amino-acid sequence MATRPAKKPAHNVHNGVNQLRIIGGQWRSRKLSFPDAPGLRPTPDRVRETLFNWLAPYVEGAKVLDPFTGSGALFLEALSRGAAMGQALDASNIAVSSLKEHLGTLRCTNGQVQTADALRYLETQTATPFDLVFLDPPFNQNLLPAVCTLLEERQWLAADSWIYTESETAPSTLGLPGNWRLHREQKSGRVYYALWQRTADIAD; translated from the coding sequence ATGGCCACTCGACCAGCGAAAAAACCTGCGCATAACGTGCATAACGGCGTCAATCAGCTGCGCATCATTGGCGGCCAGTGGCGCAGCCGCAAGTTGAGCTTCCCTGACGCACCAGGCCTGCGCCCGACGCCGGATCGCGTGCGTGAAACCCTGTTCAACTGGCTCGCGCCGTACGTTGAAGGGGCGAAAGTGCTGGACCCGTTCACTGGCAGCGGCGCGCTGTTTCTCGAAGCGTTGTCCCGTGGCGCGGCCATGGGCCAAGCGCTGGATGCCAGTAACATTGCCGTCTCCAGCCTCAAAGAACACCTCGGCACCCTGCGCTGCACCAACGGTCAGGTACAGACCGCCGACGCGCTGCGCTATCTGGAAACCCAGACCGCGACGCCGTTCGACCTGGTGTTCCTCGACCCGCCGTTCAACCAGAACCTGCTGCCAGCGGTTTGCACATTGCTGGAAGAACGTCAGTGGCTGGCGGCGGATTCGTGGATCTACACTGAAAGCGAGACAGCGCCCTCGACTCTGGGCCTGCCGGGGAACTGGCGCCTGCACCGTGAACAGAAATCGGGGCGGGTTTATTACGCGCTGTGGCAGCGCACGGCAGACATCGCCGATTAG